ATTAAAATAAATGGAAATATATTAGATTTATAACCAGATAAAATGTAAATAAATGATATTGTTAATATTCCAAGAATTTCACTTTTATTTTTTAAATTAACTTTATCACAATTATTGATATAATTTGCATAATACCCAATTAAACCTCCAATACCAGATACTATTATCAAACATATAATAATCATCATATAATTCATAAAATAATAATTACTAATTATAATCATTAATATACCAAGTATGTAGTAAGGAAGTGATATTATAATTCCTGAAATTATTGAGTTTTCTATTGAATCACTATTTATGAATCCTACAATAATACTTATTAAAATTAAAAGTCCTATACTACCAAAATTTTCATCTGTTAGGAAATAATTTCCATTGAAACAGCATAGTATAATAAAAAGAATTATTGTTATCAAGATTCCAACAAGAGTGCTTTTTCTTTTTATTAAATTTTCTAAATCCATTTTTCTTCTATCTACTCCTGAAAAGTAATGTTGTTTTTTCTTTTTATATGGTTTATTTATGTTTGTTTTTAGTTTATCTATTTTCAGGTAGTTTGTTTATATTAATTTTATTTTTTAAAAAAAAGTAATAAAAAAGGGATATTATGAGGTGATTATTGTTATTTTTTCTTGTGTTTCATGTTTTAGGTAGTATCCTATTATTCCTCCACAAATTCCTATTATTGTTGATATTATTATATGATTGATTAAATTATATATTTGGGATGTCGTGATAGGATCAATTATTGAAATTAACCATGCTCCTAGTAGTAATGGTATTAAAGTAGAGATAGATCCTGTTATTGCTGATGTTATTATTGATCTTTGTAGTGATTTTGACATCATATATCCTACATATATACATGCAAAAAGTGTGTATAGTGAAATTATTAAATCATTTGTACATATTATTCCCATCATGATAAATAGCATTGCAATAAGTATTGGTGTAATTTTAATGTCTTGTTTTTGTGTTTGTTGTCTGATTTTAAATCCTATTACACTACCTATTAGTGAAAAAATTATGATTAATATGGTATCTTTAGTTAATGCTTCAAATATATTATCTCCAAATATGATGAGAACTATTCCTGATCCTATAATATATCCAATAATTCCTACAGCTAGTGTTTTTGTTAGTCTGTTAACTTTTTGCATTTTTTTGGTATGTTTATTAAGTTCTACATCTGGATTTTGTACATGTTTTATGTTTAATATTTGTGTTTTTCTTACATATCCTACTAGTATTGTTGTTATGAAGATAAATAGTGGAATGCTTAGTATTTTATCTGTTAGTATGTTATATATTGCAGCTATTATGAATGTGATTATTATCATTAAAATTCCAAGTACTAAGTAGAGTTTTCCTTGATAGTTAAGGTCTTTGTTAAATTTCTTTATTTCTTGATTCATGTAATATCCTATAATTGCACCAAGTATACCTAAAATTATACTTATTATTAGTGTGATGATAAAATATTTTAGTGGATATGATGTGTTTAATATTGTAAATATTATATATTCTATAATTGTTCCTATTATTAGTCCAACTGGTGCTATTATTGCACATTTTTTTATTGAATTTTCAAGATTATAATTCATAAATATTGTTAGAAATATTGTTATGAAAAATATTGAAGTTATTGTTGTTACAAGGTAAAGATATGGAATAAGAAAGACTATTATTATCGTAAAAATTCCAATAAGACTAATTTTATCGTATGTAAGTGTCTTTAAGTTCATTTTTATTAAATTCCTAATTTCTTTTTATATATTATTATATATCTGGTATTTAAAGAGTTAATAATTTATTAAAGTTGTTTAATAAAAATTTGATAAAAAGAGTTAAATATGTTTAATAATATTATTTTTTAATATAATAAAAAAAGTTTATGAAAAGAATTAAGAGATTAAAATGTATAATTCTCTTTTTATTCTCTTATTTGGTTGTTATTGTTTTTAATTACTTCATCTTTTATGAAGTATCCTATTGCTCCACCAATGATTCCTACAATTATACTTAGTATTAAGTTTATTGATGATACACTAGTAAACATATACATTGCATATGTTGCACCATATGATACATATACAAGTCCTACACTGATAAGTAGGTTGATAATTCCGCCTATGAATGATACAAGTAGTCCTGCTACAATAGTATCTGTTAATGAGATACTTTTAATGTATCCTACTGCTATACATGTTAGGAATATGAATGGTAGTACACTTGATGATGCTCCACCTATTAGATAGAATATTACTATTGATAATATTCCTAGTGGTACACATTTTCCACTTACTATTTCATTAAAATCCATTGTTAGGTTACCTCCCTTTGAATTTCTTTTATTGTTATTATTTATCTTCATCAACTGTATTAATATTATAGCCAATGAGTCCACCAAGAAGACCAAATATTATATACATTGGTATGTTAAGTAGGGCATATGAAACATATGCTATAGCCTGAAATGGATTAAGACCATAATATGCATATACTAAATTAATTACTCCAACAATAATTGCACCAATAATAAATGATATGAGGATATTTATTATAATTTTCTTATTTGACTCTGGATTCATTAATGTTGTAATTATTCCAGCTACTACTAAAAGAGGATATTGATATGATCCACTTGTTATACCAAGAATTACTACAATAAGAATACTAAGTGGTATAACCTTTGATTTATCATGTAAATTCACTTAAAGTTAGCCTCCTCTTAATATTTTTTTACTATTACTATATATCTTTAAAATTATATATTTAAGATTTTTCTTAAACCCTTAAAAATTAGATAAACATTTTCTGAAGCAAACCATTTTTATACATCTTCATTAATTCCACCTGTTTTGATGTTAATTTAATTTTTTTATCAATACTACTTAGAAAATCACCGATTTTTTGTTGTATTTTATATGGGGGAACTTTTATTGATATATTTTCTATTTCCTTTTTATTTATTTCAATAAATGTAGAACCTACTGATTTTCGAATTAACTCATTTTGAATACTATCAAGTAAATAATAAATAAAATTAATATCAACATTATCTTTAAGAATTAATGAATGACAACCTTGATTTGTGGTAGATTCTTCTGTTGTTATACTTTTTCTTCCTATTGTTGCTCTTGTTGTTAGAATAATAGAATTTTTTGGAATTAATTTAACAGAACTTTTTTCTACACCTAATTTTGTAATCTTTCTTTTACTTTCATATAAGTACTTTGATTCTCCAACTTCAGAGGGAGTAAACCAATTAATATTACCATTCCAAAATAGTAAATTTTTTGTCTGAGGAGTACTACCACCAATAATTTGCTTAGTTAGATCAGAAAAATTCATTAAAGGAAAATCATTATTATTTT
The nucleotide sequence above comes from Methanosphaera cuniculi. Encoded proteins:
- a CDS encoding DUF5518 domain-containing protein, with the protein product MDFNEIVSGKCVPLGILSIVIFYLIGGASSSVLPFIFLTCIAVGYIKSISLTDTIVAGLLVSFIGGIINLLISVGLVYVSYGATYAMYMFTSVSSINLILSIIVGIIGGAIGYFIKDEVIKNNNNQIRE